From a single Nostoc edaphicum CCNP1411 genomic region:
- a CDS encoding serine/threonine-protein kinase, translating into MLGQLLDGRYQVLQVLGGGGFGQTYIAQDTHRPGFPKCVVKHLKPVTRSPEFLETARRLFSSEAETLEKLGNHDQIPRLLAYFEDNQEFFLVQEFIEGQTLKAELFPNQHWTEDRVIQLLQQVLSILQFIHSHNVIHRDIKPDNIIRRQQDGKLVLIDFGAVKQVQTQLLTVPGRTGATIIIGTPGYMSTEQGQGKPRPNSDIYSLGIIAIQSLTGLHPINFEEDSDTGEISWQHQANVSSELASVLSKMVLHHFKQRYQSAAEVLQVLKHFDTKVEAPLPQPAFFTQPPQASLSQENSIGYQPASILSAENYNRLETILLEFVGPVASRLLRQVAASAPNLEELINQLSLHLRGNQQIDFKKKTTFLLEKPTLLQELTVISEIKSNNLPSQEPQLISDSFVNQCERELADLIGPIAKFLVQKAVKSSGQISRAEFVKLLASQIPEHQKALQFQQRLLS; encoded by the coding sequence ATGTTAGGACAATTATTAGACGGACGTTACCAAGTCCTCCAGGTTTTAGGTGGAGGTGGATTTGGTCAAACCTACATAGCCCAAGATACTCATCGGCCAGGTTTCCCGAAATGCGTTGTCAAACACCTTAAGCCCGTCACTCGTAGCCCTGAATTTCTCGAAACTGCTAGACGGCTATTTAGCAGTGAAGCAGAAACACTAGAAAAACTGGGTAACCATGACCAGATTCCTCGGCTTTTAGCCTATTTTGAAGATAACCAAGAGTTTTTCTTGGTGCAAGAGTTCATTGAAGGGCAAACTCTGAAAGCAGAACTGTTCCCCAATCAACATTGGACGGAAGATCGAGTAATTCAACTTCTCCAACAGGTTTTGAGTATTCTGCAATTTATTCACAGCCACAATGTTATCCATCGAGATATCAAGCCGGACAATATAATCAGGCGGCAACAAGACGGCAAGTTAGTGCTGATTGACTTTGGCGCAGTTAAACAAGTCCAAACTCAATTGCTTACAGTTCCAGGGCGCACGGGGGCTACTATTATTATTGGCACCCCAGGATATATGTCTACAGAACAAGGGCAAGGTAAGCCCCGCCCCAACAGTGATATTTATTCCTTGGGTATTATTGCTATTCAATCGCTGACGGGGTTACATCCTATAAATTTTGAGGAAGACTCAGATACAGGAGAAATTTCTTGGCAGCATCAGGCTAACGTCAGTTCTGAGTTGGCATCTGTGCTATCTAAGATGGTGCTACACCACTTCAAACAGCGCTATCAGTCTGCGGCTGAAGTTCTACAGGTGCTTAAACATTTCGATACGAAAGTAGAAGCGCCATTACCTCAACCAGCATTTTTTACACAACCGCCTCAAGCTTCACTTTCTCAAGAAAACTCAATTGGGTATCAGCCTGCTTCTATCCTGTCTGCGGAAAATTACAACCGCTTAGAAACAATTCTTTTAGAATTTGTAGGCCCCGTTGCCTCAAGATTACTACGACAAGTTGCGGCATCAGCGCCTAACCTTGAAGAATTAATTAATCAGTTGAGTCTTCATCTCAGAGGAAATCAACAAATTGATTTTAAGAAGAAAACAACCTTCCTTCTAGAGAAACCTACTTTACTACAAGAACTTACTGTTATATCTGAAATTAAGTCAAATAATTTACCAAGCCAAGAACCTCAATTAATCAGCGACAGCTTTGTGAATCAGTGTGAGCGAGAGTTAGCTGATTTAATTGGCCCAATAGCTAAATTCTTAGTGCAAAAAGCTGTTAAATCTTCTGGACAAATCTCTCGTGCAGAATTTGTGAAACTTTTAGCATCTCAAATTCCCGAACATCAAAAAGCTTTACAATTTCAGCAACGCCTACTTTCTTGA
- a CDS encoding DUF4278 domain-containing protein, which yields MKLYYRGLSYEYDPNKVGSKKTEQPLHPVPQIGSAYNMVYRGVNYRVNPNSKSAADPLAPVTYKLSFRGITYFVNKTPLGEVSVISQPTITSKIEGLLISDELKLQK from the coding sequence ATGAAACTTTACTATCGTGGTCTGAGCTATGAATACGACCCAAACAAAGTTGGTAGCAAAAAAACAGAACAGCCGCTTCACCCAGTTCCTCAAATTGGGTCAGCTTATAATATGGTCTACCGTGGCGTTAACTATCGTGTTAATCCAAATTCAAAATCAGCGGCAGATCCTTTAGCACCAGTAACCTATAAATTGAGCTTTCGGGGAATCACCTACTTTGTAAATAAAACTCCATTAGGAGAAGTTAGTGTAATTTCTCAACCAACAATTACTTCAAAAATTGAGGGACTGCTGATTTCTGACGAATTAAAGCTTCAAAAATAA
- a CDS encoding murein transglycosylase A: protein MRKSLALLSLSLGIAFINPLWLAVAQVPNVLPLPVPTTPDLSPVPIPITPEITPPLKPIAIGSDCKPQHACLGWDEQLWGQKGDRKALLASIDNSLLYLTKSGAIAAYQNYPVQGITLDRVRRSLIRFRQLVVSSKSAAQLQAAVRREFVFYQSVGNDGKGTVKFTAYYEPIYTASRVKTATYKYPLYRLPPDFSQWPKPHPKRIELEGKDGLQGNKSQLRGLEMLWFRDRLDAYMVHIQGSAQIKLTNGKTTSIGYAGGTDYPWTSIGRELAKDGKLPLEGLTMPRLISYFKGKPQELSNYLPRWERFVFFQETSGRAATGSIHVPVTAERSIATDKSLMPPGALALIYNSFPYPTTGGKLERRTVSRYVLDQDTGSAIKGPGRVDYFMGSGKLAGDRAGITGGNGSLYYLLLKK from the coding sequence ATGAGAAAAAGCCTTGCTTTGCTTTCCTTGAGTCTGGGAATTGCTTTTATAAATCCTCTCTGGTTGGCTGTTGCTCAGGTTCCTAATGTACTGCCGTTGCCAGTACCCACTACTCCTGATCTCTCGCCGGTGCCAATACCAATCACTCCAGAGATAACGCCGCCACTAAAACCAATAGCTATAGGAAGCGATTGTAAGCCCCAGCACGCTTGCTTGGGTTGGGATGAGCAACTTTGGGGTCAAAAGGGCGATCGCAAAGCGTTGTTAGCTTCCATTGACAACAGTCTGCTTTACCTAACGAAGAGTGGGGCGATCGCAGCATATCAAAATTATCCAGTTCAGGGAATTACCCTTGATCGCGTCCGCCGGAGTTTGATACGTTTTCGCCAACTGGTTGTCAGTTCTAAGTCAGCAGCGCAATTACAAGCCGCTGTCCGCCGTGAGTTTGTCTTCTACCAGTCTGTGGGCAACGATGGCAAGGGTACTGTTAAATTCACTGCTTACTACGAACCTATTTACACTGCTAGCCGTGTCAAGACTGCAACATATAAGTATCCCCTTTATCGGCTACCACCTGATTTCAGCCAATGGCCGAAACCCCACCCAAAACGAATTGAGTTGGAAGGGAAGGATGGTTTACAAGGGAATAAAAGCCAGTTGCGCGGTTTAGAAATGCTTTGGTTTCGCGATCGCCTAGACGCATACATGGTACATATCCAAGGTTCTGCCCAAATTAAATTAACTAATGGCAAAACAACGTCAATTGGCTATGCAGGTGGAACTGATTATCCCTGGACTAGTATCGGCAGAGAACTAGCCAAAGATGGCAAACTTCCACTGGAAGGATTGACAATGCCACGTCTAATTAGTTATTTCAAAGGAAAGCCCCAAGAGTTGAGCAATTATCTGCCCCGCTGGGAACGATTTGTTTTCTTCCAAGAAACAAGCGGTAGAGCGGCTACTGGTAGTATTCATGTGCCAGTAACAGCAGAACGTTCCATTGCTACAGATAAGTCTCTCATGCCACCGGGAGCGCTAGCACTGATTTACAACTCGTTTCCCTATCCCACCACTGGTGGCAAACTAGAGAGGCGTACTGTCAGCCGCTATGTACTTGATCAGGATACAGGAAGCGCCATCAAAGGCCCAGGCCGGGTGGATTATTTCATGGGTTCTGGTAAACTAGCAGGCGATCGCGCTGGGATCACAGGCGGTAATGGTTCACTATATTATTTACTGCTCAAGAAATAG
- a CDS encoding DUF5895 domain-containing protein, with product MKASANFDFEDEKFNAPPSQVIPWCQMINPRYGTDGMQSHGLAIKLDNANAVGFVPDDNWQQVEHEFSSGVETVFISNTPNLVLVRRGPLSVKDRESGLKLGTLKENYDAFLADKLKFKTFTRYLIFIVGENKKFLHESPLQLTLNGAAGASFSKTYCEYQQGKVVSGFVAELEKAYAVYRKQPLTPKGPLFHAHGIFCPIIECEERGIEPNTVLVASTVDYKHPTVGTLTQYLIASDSLESAMICKTFEEYKDFGKEPVKSETPKLAMAGVSNSYVYADEDDFAYPPY from the coding sequence ATGAAAGCATCTGCTAATTTCGACTTTGAAGACGAGAAATTTAATGCACCGCCTTCTCAAGTCATCCCTTGGTGTCAGATGATTAATCCTCGATATGGCACAGATGGGATGCAATCCCACGGTTTGGCGATTAAGCTAGATAATGCTAATGCTGTCGGCTTTGTGCCAGATGATAATTGGCAGCAGGTAGAGCATGAATTTAGTTCTGGAGTCGAAACAGTCTTTATTAGCAATACTCCAAACTTAGTGTTAGTGCGTCGGGGGCCATTGTCTGTTAAAGACCGAGAAAGTGGTCTAAAACTGGGTACGCTCAAAGAGAATTATGATGCTTTTTTAGCCGACAAACTTAAATTTAAAACCTTTACTCGCTATCTAATTTTTATAGTGGGTGAGAATAAAAAGTTTTTGCATGAATCACCACTACAACTAACTCTTAATGGTGCCGCCGGAGCGAGCTTCAGCAAAACCTACTGCGAATATCAACAAGGGAAAGTAGTTAGTGGATTCGTTGCTGAACTCGAAAAAGCTTATGCTGTCTATCGCAAGCAACCTTTGACACCAAAAGGCCCTTTGTTCCACGCCCACGGGATTTTTTGCCCGATAATTGAGTGTGAAGAAAGAGGTATTGAACCAAATACGGTTCTGGTAGCTTCAACTGTGGATTACAAACATCCCACCGTAGGAACTTTAACACAATACTTAATTGCTTCCGATTCTCTTGAGTCTGCAATGATTTGTAAGACTTTTGAAGAATACAAAGATTTTGGAAAGGAACCTGTAAAATCAGAAACGCCTAAATTGGCAATGGCAGGAGTTTCCAACTCTTACGTTTATGCTGATGAAGATGATTTTGCTTATCCGCCGTATTAG